The Niastella koreensis GR20-10 genome includes a window with the following:
- the mltG gene encoding endolytic transglycosylase MltG has product MFRKLVTSVLIIVVLAGAFAGWQFFTANTAFPQKSKYLYVYTGHATWPEVLKSVKDSDLVKSPGMLDLLATRLDVPEKLKAGRYEIKNGMSLMDITRLLRNGTQAPVKLIITKLRTKENLAGFLGRKMELDSMDVLNYLTNPDTLQQYGFDSNTVMAMIYPNTYTYFWNASLSTVFEKFYGEYKKVWTDARRDEARKLGLTPIQAYTLASIVEEETNRLSEKDTIASVYLNRLNKGMRLQADPTVKFALKDFTLRRIYEKHTQVESPYNTYRNMGLPPGPICTPSVQTLDAVLQPAQTNYLYFVAASDFSGHHIFTSTFGDHVKVANDFRKAQDVEQQKRAAKDSLKKAIY; this is encoded by the coding sequence ATGTTCAGAAAACTGGTAACAAGCGTTCTGATTATTGTAGTGCTGGCAGGCGCCTTTGCAGGCTGGCAGTTCTTCACAGCCAATACCGCATTTCCTCAAAAATCGAAATACCTCTACGTATATACCGGTCATGCCACCTGGCCGGAAGTGCTGAAATCAGTTAAAGACAGCGACCTGGTAAAAAGCCCGGGCATGCTCGACCTGTTAGCTACCAGACTGGATGTTCCTGAAAAATTAAAGGCCGGCCGTTATGAAATAAAGAATGGCATGAGCCTGATGGATATTACCCGGCTTCTGCGCAACGGCACCCAGGCCCCGGTAAAACTGATTATTACCAAGCTGCGCACTAAAGAAAACCTGGCAGGGTTCCTGGGCCGCAAAATGGAACTGGATTCTATGGACGTGCTCAATTACCTTACCAATCCCGACACCCTGCAACAGTACGGGTTCGATAGCAATACGGTAATGGCCATGATCTATCCTAATACATATACCTACTTCTGGAATGCTTCCCTGAGTACCGTATTTGAAAAATTCTATGGCGAGTATAAAAAGGTTTGGACAGATGCCCGCCGCGACGAAGCCCGTAAACTGGGCCTCACTCCCATCCAGGCGTACACGCTGGCCTCTATTGTAGAAGAAGAAACCAATAGATTGTCGGAGAAAGATACCATTGCCAGTGTATACCTTAACCGGCTGAACAAGGGAATGCGCTTACAGGCCGATCCTACGGTTAAATTTGCCCTGAAAGACTTTACCTTAAGACGTATTTACGAAAAACATACCCAGGTAGAATCGCCTTATAATACGTACAGGAATATGGGTTTGCCGCCCGGCCCCATTTGTACTCCTTCGGTACAAACGCTCGACGCAGTTTTACAACCGGCACAAACAAATTATCTTTATTTTGTAGCTGCAAGTGATTTTTCAGGACATCATATCTTCACCTCAACATTTGGTGACCACGTAAAAGTGGCTAATGATTTCCGCAAGGCACAGGACGTAGAACAACAGAAAAGAGCAGCCAAAGACAGTT
- the secG gene encoding preprotein translocase subunit SecG, whose amino-acid sequence MIILFLVLIIIASVAIGLFILIQNPKGGGLAGSIAGFNTQFMGVKQTTDVLEKGTWVMAIAIALLCLASSFFIPQGKVTRADSINARPAAGATAPASGSPLQNTAPVQGK is encoded by the coding sequence ATGATCATTTTGTTTCTGGTACTCATAATTATAGCTAGCGTGGCCATTGGGTTGTTTATCCTGATCCAGAACCCAAAAGGCGGTGGATTGGCCGGAAGCATTGCCGGTTTTAATACCCAATTCATGGGTGTAAAACAAACAACCGATGTACTGGAAAAAGGTACCTGGGTTATGGCTATTGCAATTGCCCTGTTATGTTTGGCTTCTTCTTTCTTTATCCCCCAGGGTAAAGTAACCAGAGCTGACTCCATCAATGCCCGTCCGGCTGCCGGAGCTACTGCCCCTGCCAGCGGATCACCTTTACAAAATACTGCCCCCGTACAAGGGAAATAA